The DNA window GAGGAGTCGGTGCGGGAGCAGCTGGCGGAAGTGGGGAGCGCACATGTGGTGCCGGAGCCCTCGCCCCGCAACTCCATGCCCGCCATCGCCCTGGCCGCGGCGCTCGTCGAGCGGGAGCACCCTGAGGCCGTGATCGGCTCCTTCGCCGCCGACCATCTGATCGGGGACCATGAGGCCTTCCTCCGCGCCGTGGGCATCGCGCGTCGCGCCGCGGAGGGCGGAGACCTGGTGACCCTCGGGATCGCCCCGACCCATCCCGCGACCGGTTTCGGGTACATCGAGCAGGGCGCTCCCGACGGCGCCGATGGCGCGAGCGCCGAGCTCCCCTCCGGCGCCCATCGCGTGGTCCGCTTCGTCGAGAAGCCCGACCGCGAGCGCGCCGAGGAGTTCCTGGCCTCCGGCCGCTTCCTGTGGAACGCCGGGATGTTCGTGGTCCGGGCCTCGGTGCTGCTGGACGAGCTGGCGGTGCAGATCCCCTCCCTGGCCGCCGGGGTCCGGGAGATCGCGGCGGCGCACGGCACCGCGCAGCACCAGGAGGTGCTCGAGAGGATCTGGCCCCGGCTCACCTCGATCGCCATCGATCATGCGCTCGCCGAGCCGCTCGCCGCGGACGGCAAGGTCGTCGTGGTGCCCGCGGACCTCGGCTGGGATGACGTGGGCGACTTCGCCGCGCTCGCCCGTCAGCTGCGCGAGCACCGGAAGGCGGCGGAGTCGAGCGAGGGGGAGGAGACGGTGCCGGATGCCGGTGATGTCCGCGTGCTGGGAAGCGTCAGGGTCGATGCCGTCTCCTCGCGGGCGACGGTGTACGGTGCCACGGATCGCCTCATCGCCCTGGTCGGGCTGGACGGCATCAGCATCGTCGACACCGAGGACGCGCTGCTGGTGCTCGCCGACGAACAGGCGCAGGACCTCTCGGTGCTCGTCGCCCGCCTCGAGCGGCACGGGCTGGGCCACCTGCGCTGACGTCGACCGCCCGCAGCGGCCACCGCAGGGGCGTCGGCCCTCGACGGATCCCGCGAGCGGCCGTGTCGAGCCGATGCAGGGGAGTGCCACAGTGGAGCAGTCGCAGCAGGTCCTGCTGGGAACCGCGGAGCAGCGGTCGATGCTGGGGCCGACGGGTCTGATCGCGAGGACGATCCGCGAGTCGGAGGATGCGCTGCGCGAGGTGCGTCGGCATCTGCACCGTCACCCCGAGCTCTCCCATCAGGAGCATGCGACCACCGACTTCATCGACGCGCATCTGCGTGGTCTCGGGCTCACGCCCCGCCGCATGGCGAACACCGGGCTGATCTGCGACATCCCCGGCTCCGACCCCGCGCTCGAGCTGATGGCGCTGCGTGCGGACATGGATGCGCTGGGCATCCCCGAGCTGAGCACCGTCGGCTTCCGCTCGACGGTCGAGGGCGTCTCCCACGCGTGCGGCCACGATGTCCATATGAGCGCGGTCCTGGGCGCGGCGACGGCTCTGGTCCGAGTCGCCGACGCCGGAGGTCTGCGCCGCGGGGTGCGTCTGGTGTTCCAGCCCGCCGAGGAGCAGCATCCCTGCGGCGCGCTCGAGCTGATCGGGCAGGACGTCCTCACCGGGGTCGACTCGATCCTCGCCCTGCACTGCGATCCCGGGGTGGACGTGGGCCATGTGGGCCTGAAGTCCGGCCCGATCACCTCGGCCACCGATCCGGTGA is part of the Brachybacterium ginsengisoli genome and encodes:
- a CDS encoding mannose-1-phosphate guanylyltransferase; translation: MPASPFVPVIPAGGAGTRLWPLSRRSRPKFLLDLTGDGRSLLQSTVERLLPLADHPPIVVTGVDHEESVREQLAEVGSAHVVPEPSPRNSMPAIALAAALVEREHPEAVIGSFAADHLIGDHEAFLRAVGIARRAAEGGDLVTLGIAPTHPATGFGYIEQGAPDGADGASAELPSGAHRVVRFVEKPDRERAEEFLASGRFLWNAGMFVVRASVLLDELAVQIPSLAAGVREIAAAHGTAQHQEVLERIWPRLTSIAIDHALAEPLAADGKVVVVPADLGWDDVGDFAALARQLREHRKAAESSEGEETVPDAGDVRVLGSVRVDAVSSRATVYGATDRLIALVGLDGISIVDTEDALLVLADEQAQDLSVLVARLERHGLGHLR
- a CDS encoding M20 family metallopeptidase; translation: MEQSQQVLLGTAEQRSMLGPTGLIARTIRESEDALREVRRHLHRHPELSHQEHATTDFIDAHLRGLGLTPRRMANTGLICDIPGSDPALELMALRADMDALGIPELSTVGFRSTVEGVSHACGHDVHMSAVLGAATALVRVADAGGLRRGVRLVFQPAEEQHPCGALELIGQDVLTGVDSILALHCDPGVDVGHVGLKSGPITSATDPVKVQVRGAGGHTSRPHLTQDLVYALGSIATQLPAALNRRMDPRSGVNLTWGSIHAGSAFNAIPSSGTLEGTLRCLDHEAWDQAEELLETILADLVRPWGVEARVTHDRGVPPVSNSRSSVDVLAAAVQGVLGHDKLDPTAQSLGGEDFAWYLEKVPGALARLGTRTPGGRTYDLHMGDLMIDERAIGIGASVLAAACVQRDLLPV